ATTGGCACCGAGTTTGCTCTTTGTCTTAGTTCCATCGAGCTCAAGCATCTTTCGGTCGATGAGGCGTTGGTCGAGGACACTCATGCCGATGAGTTCGGGAGCGATGATGTTGTTGATATTTTCGACAGCCTTGAGGACCCCCTTGCCGAGGTAACGGCCCTTGTCTCCGTCACGAAGCTCAAGAGCTTCATTTTCACCCGTCGAAGCACCTGATGGTACAGCTGCTCTACCGATGACACCACAAGCAAGATGAATATCTACTTCGATGGTAGGGTTTCCTCGTGAGTCGAGGATCTCACGGCCGACAATCTTTACAATTTCCATAACTTATAATTTCTATATTAAAGTGATATTTGTGGAACTACCCCCCTTTCCTGAGAGGTGAGGAATACCTTCCGTATATTTTCTATTGCACAAAGTTAGTAATTTGTGCGCAATTCGTAAAATGCCAAGCTCATTGACTCTTTTTCGAGAGATAAAATAAAAAAATGAGGATTCTGATCCGATCAAAAAAAGTCGTAAGATTCGATGAGGAAAGTCGTAAGACTCGATTTATCGAATCTTACGACTTGTTTTGTCGTGTCCATAGACTTTGGTTTTTGTCATTCTTGATCACGATTTTTTCCCTGACTCACTCTCCTTTGGGCTGAATTATTTCGTGAAAAAAGGTGAATGTAAATTGTTTCTGTTTAACTTTGCCATGACTTGACTTGGTAGTCAAGCCTTCTGTGTACTATGAATACATCAAGGGGAGGGATATCTTCGGGGGATTTGGAGAGACTCTTGCAGTGTTGCGGCTGTTCAATATTTCGTATTCGGCTATTGATAGTCTCGGTAGATCGTTCTCGTCCATCTCAGAGCCGGTTGTGCATAGACTTTGTAATGACACAATGATTTTACCTGATTAAATGCTCAAAGGAACTATGAAAAGAAAAACATTGTTGCGCCCCCTTGTTGTAGGAATGATTGCGACAGCCGGTACAAACCTGATGATGGCCCAAACAAACAAGAACCCTCAACTCACAAAAGAAGGCCGTACGATCGAAGAGATTGTCCCCGAAGGTTGGGAGGAGCAGCACGTAAAAGGTGACCTCAACAAGGATGGAATTGAAGATATTGTATTGGTAGTCTTGCCCAATGACCCTGCACATATCAAGACAAGAGAAGACGGCTTTCAATTCAACTTTAATCCCAAGTATCTTGCTGTGTATTTCGGATCGCCCTCCGGTGTGTATAAGTGCTTCAAGGTGTGGGATAAGGCTATCCCCAGACGTGAAGATGAATATATGGAATCCAATGCTGATATATTAATAACACCCAAGGGGGTGATGGACATCCGTATTTCTTTTTGGGCAAGTATGGGGACAGCCGGTACCGGAGGCACAACATACAGATATAGATTTCAGTCGGGAGACTTCTATCTCATCGGTGAGGAGTGCTCTTGGTTCAATCGGATGAGCGGAGAAGGTGAGAGAACCAGTATCAATTATCTGACCGGACAACGGAATGTCACTACAGGGAACATGATCGAAAATACAGGTATGAGGACCCGAAAGGAGAGATTCAAGAAAGAACCTTTACGTCTCTTGGGTTCATTCACGATGTGAGTGTGTAGTAGTCCTTCAGAAGATCGAGAGTTTCTCTATCAATATAGTATAATGTGTTGTCGAATAGAGGGAAGGTCATCAAGAATACCTTCTCTCTATTCTTTTTGTGGTGTGCGAAGTGGTCGTTATATGTAGGTATTTTAAGCCTGATTTTACCTATATGTTGTGATTTGCAGCCATCCGAAGTCTTTCTAAATTCGCTGTGATGAAAAATATGTGTCTACTATGGGCTTTTGTTCTCGCTTCCGTTTTACGCTGTGGTGTGAGCATTGCTTCTGTGCAAAAGGAGGTGACAAAGCCCCCTCGTCTTTTCAAAGGGATTGTCTTGGATGCGGAGACGAAGGGTGCTTTACCTATGGCTGTAGTCGAGGTTGAGGAACTGGAGTTGCGTTTAAGAACCGGATCGGACGGAAGGTTTCAGATACGTCTGCTCCAACCGGATAAGAAATATACCCTTCGGATCTCCTACTTGGGATACAAGCCTTTCGACACTGAGGTCGCCCTCGGTGGAGATAAGGAAGCGACCTTTATGCTTCACCCCTCTTCTTACGCTTTGGAGGGTATTCAGGTGCAGGGGACAAGGTCCGCCAAACAGACCGGGCATACGAAAATCAGTAAAACGGCTCTTGACTATCTTCAGCCTACGGGATTGCAGGATGCCCTCCTCCTCACGCCGGGTGGACTCGTGCGTAATCCGGGGCTCAGAGGTGTCCAACAGATCCAGATGAGAGAGACGAGGACTTCCGCGAATAGTGCTTTGGGTACCACCATTGTATTGGATGATGCCCCCATATCCAATGACTCCAACCTGCAAGGGATGGGGAATCACAATCAAGCTTTATCTGAGAAAAGCACTATGAACAGAGGGATAGATCTCCGAGAGATATCCATAGACCACATAGAGAGTATAGAGGTGATACAAGGCATCCCCTCCGTGAGGTATGGAAATCTCACCAGTGGAGTGGTGGTACTGAACACCAAGATGGGGCGAACCCCTTGGGAGGTACGAGCCCAAGCCGATCCCTATACCAAACTCTTCTCCTTGGGCAAAGGATACAACCTGAACAAGCAACACAATCTCTATGGAGGGGTGGATTATGCACACTCCTTGGGTAATATCGTCAATCCCATAGCGGGTTACCGTCGTATAACGGCACTTTTGAAACATTCGTACTCCGGACAAGGGGAATGGAGACCCGGCACATCTCTGTCTTTGGCTTATACTGGGACTTTGGATCAGAAGAAGTTCGATCCGGAGATCATGACTTCTCGTGAGGTGTATCGCAATACTTATGACCGCTTTACACTCAATGGTCGATTCTCTCTTCGTCCTCAGATGGTTTTTTGGGAGCAGATAGAAGGTACTTTAGCTCTTTCCTACACCCACGACTTGGTACATCAAGAGAGGTATATATCCCCTCAAAGCACACTTGTCCAGCCTATGCTGAAAGATACCGGAGAGGGAGAGGGGGCTTATCTCCCACCGACATATTTCTCTGTATTCAAGACGGACGGCAGGCCGTTTGAACTTTTTTCGCAGGTGAGATCCACTCATCGTTTCATGCGAGAGAGATGGAGTGGTACGTTGATGCTTGGAGCCGAGCTACGTGTCGAGAAAAACTTCGGCTTGGGTACTGTTTATGATCCTCTTTTGCCTCCCAACCCCGGTAGTCCTTTATCCTCTCGCCCCATTGCGTATAAAGATATTCCGGCAAGGATCCCCCTCGCATTCTTTGCTGAGCAGACGCTTAGATTTTATCTCAAAAATGGTTGGAAAGCAGAGGCTCGTGCAGGACTGAGGGCTACTCAGGATTTAGCTCTCCGTAAAGCCGATAGCTATCTCTCGAAACGTTTCTTGGTAGAACCCAGGGCACAGCTCTCTATCACCGCTCCTGAGGTTGAGATTGCTGGCTCAAGCTTTAAGAGTAGCATCTTTGGGGGATATGGAAGTCATCTGAAGATGCCTACTTCGGGTTATCTCTATCCTGAAAGGGCTTACATCGACTTGGTAGAGGCCAACTATTACCACGACAAGCCGGAAAACAGGCTCTTATGGGTGCGTACTTATGTGGTGGATCGTCTCAATCCATCTCTCCGCCCCAATAGGGAGGATAAGTTCGAGCTCGGTGTGAATATGAATTGGAAAGGGGCCGAATTGAGTATCAATCTCTTCAGACATCTCACCACCGCAGGGTTTGAAAATCGTTCACAGCTGCTCTATACACCATACAATAGATATACCTATGATGGTGTGGTGGGAGAGGACAAGCCTACACTTGATCTCTTCAATAAGGAGAGGATACACATCACATCTGCTTACTCCACACCGGACAACAGTGTCAAAGTCCTTAAAAGAGGAGTCGAATATGTGTTTCGTTTTCCAAGAATAGAAAGCCTTAAAACCAATATCACGGTACAAGGGGCATGGTATAAGACTCTTTACGGCAACAGTCTGCCTACGGCTTATAGACCTTCGACGGTATTCGATGGAAAAAGCTTTCCTTATGTAGGATTTTATCGAGGACAAAATGATACGGATACAGAAAGACTTCATACTCTTGTGCGTACAGATACGCACATCCCTTACCTCAAGATGATATTCTCTTGCAACCTTCAGACGATTTGGTTTACAGCCCGCCAAGATATACCATACGGTGGAATACCGGAGTATTGGGTCGATGAGTATGGGAAAAGGCACCACGGAAGTACTCTTGACAAGAATGATACGTTGCAGAAACAGCTCTTCATACCTGTGCCGGACCATCTATTCGAACGCTGGGCCGAACCTCTCTCTGTCTCTCTCAATCTGAAGATGACGAAGGAGATAGGAAAGAGATTGAAAGTCTCCTTCTACATAAATAATCTGATCACCTACGACCCGATATATGAGTCGAACCTAAAAACAACGCACCAGGCATGGCGTACGCCGTTCTTTGGGAGCGAGATCCGTTTGCGTTTATAAGTAAGTTGCTAATTTTTAATCATAAACAGTAAAAGTAAAATTCATGAAGCAGATTAAATTTCTTTTGGTTGCGATGCTAATGGCATTGGCAACTGTGGGATGTAAGAAAGACCTCGAGGAGGTGATTTACAAGAATCTTGCCGTTTCTTTCACTCTCCCTGAGGGTGTTGAAGGAAGTCTTGACAATGTAACGCTCAAGTTTGTAAACAAGAATACAAATAATGAGATCGTTCTGAACAATCTCAAAAGTAATGAGAAACATATCGTAAAGCTACAGTTGGGCAACTATGACATCAGTGCAGAGGGAAGCAAGGATGAAAAGCATAAATACAGTGCAACCCTCAAAGACTTCGCTGTCACAGAAGGGCTGGTGCTACTTTCCCTTGATCTCAAAAGAGAGATTCCAGGAAATACAGCTGTGGTAAACTTCTCTTTCAAAATGCCTGAGGGGGATAAAAATGTCTTGGACAATATCTCACTCAAGCTCCTCAACAAGGATACGGGTAAGGAGATCCAAGTGACAGGGATCAATAGTGACAAATCAACCGAAGAGCTGATCCCTTACGGTGTGTATGACATTACAGCTGAGGGTAGCCTCAAGACAACATACACATACACCGCTTTACTTTCGGATGTGGCTGTTACTTCCGAGACTAAGAATATCGTAATGGATATGTTGCTCAGTCATATGGGGAGTACGTTTGTGATACGTGAGATATTTTACAGTGGTGCTACAAACAACAAGACAAAGAAGAGTTACAACTTTGCACACTATCTTGTCCTTCACAACAATTCGGATGAGACACTATATGCAGATAAGTTGGTATTTGTAGGAACTGCCTCAAATACCGCAATTCCGAGTGATAAGTATCGTGAATATCTGCCTAATGAAGTTGTCGCGGACTTTGCATTCATGATACCGGGAGATGGTACGAAATATCCCGTGGAGCCGGGTAAGCAGATTGTGATCTGTATGGAGGCTAAGAACCACAATGAGATTGCGAGCAATGCTCCCGACTTGTCGAAGAAAGCAGACTTCGAGTGGTATGAGCCTAATGATAAGTACCAGTTGACAGATAATCCTGATGTCCCTAATATGGAGATTATTTTCAAGACGAGCGCATCTATTACTTCTTTACATGTGTCGGGACTTACTTCCTACTTCATCTTTAAGTTGAACATGAGCAAGGAAGAGTTGTTTGAGAAGCATGCGAAGATGTTCCCATACAATAATCCTAAATTCCCTCCCATCAAGAGGCCTGTCATACCGACCTCTTGGATATTGGACGGTGTAGAGCTTTTCAAGACTGAAAATGGTATAACAAAAGCATTGCCTTCGTCTGTGGATAAGACTCACACTTTTTGTTCGGCGACAGGTAAGGGTTTCACCATACAACGCAAGACAACCAATAAGGACAATAGAGTTGTATGTGTAGATACCAATGATTCTAAAAATGACTTTGAGAGAGATAAACCATCTTCTCTTCTGTAAGCCGAAACAATCAATTTGACTAAATTGCCAAGCCGTCACCTCTTCCTGAATAAATGGAAGAGGTGGACTTGGCTTAAATAAAAAAGTATGGTGTTGCTGAGAGTGATTCTTCCAAGCAGAAGCATAATATTTCTGTTGCTGTGTATCTTGCCGGGATTTTTATCAGGCTTCCATGCTTCTGCTCAGCAGAAGAGGGGAGACTCTCTCTCTTTGGCTCTTGATTGGATCTGGAGAAGTGACTCTCTGCATTATCTCGTGGGTGAGCAGTTCCGCCTGCCTTCGCTTGTTGTTTTTGCTCCTGAGGGAAAACCTTCTGATGTGGGTGTTTCTTATGCCTCAAAAAGCTTCTATCCGAGGTCTTTGTCCTCTATCCCAAAAAGAGAAGAGTCTTATCTGCTTTTTGCTCAAGGTGCAAAAGATGGCAGGCGATTTGCCTTGAGAGGAGTCGCGCAATTCAGAAAAAAACGAGAGCAAGATCTGTCACATAATCTGAGCAATCATTCAGATCGCTTCTATCCATTCATTGTTGCGGATACCGTAAGGCAGGAGACAAAGTCGGAGATCTATACTCTCTCTTTCGATGTGGGATATAGATTGAATCGTCTTTTTTCTATCGGGTTATCTGCCGGATATGAGGGGGAGCTCCGTTATAGCAGAAAAGATCCGCGAGTACAAAATCTATCTTCGATCGTTGATGCTACATCTTCTGTGAGTGTCGATCTTGATCGTTTCGGTATCCTGACGACAGGTGCTGCAATACAAAAGGAGATACAGCAGCTCAGTTATAGTGTTTTGGTACCACACTCTTCTCAGCCCATATATATAATGAGGCCTCTTGGCGAATACAACTTCAGGCATTCGGGAAAGAATGATAATGGGGCTTACCGTCACAAATACACGGCTTTGTCCGGACAAGGAGCATGGGTACTGCCTGCCCGAAATGTACTACTCGGTCTCTCTTATATCCGAACAACTTCCCTTTTGGAGACGAAGGATGCAGGTGTTTATCTCAGTGAACTTAGAGGACGAAGCATCAGTGTTGATCTTCAAGCAGATGTTTGGCGTTGGAATAGATCTCGTCTGTCCTTACTCGGTACATACACTACTCAAACCAAAGAGGGAGAAGAGAGGATATACAAGAGAGTGCAGATCGACGAACACAGTTCTTTGACCAAGCCGGTATTGGTCGCCTCCCAGCAGAACTATACCGAGTCTCAGTACGATGTCACTGTCGGGGGACGATGGTTGGCACATTTTTCCAACAGCATCTTTTCTCTGTCGCTGAGCTACGAGAAGCAGTACTTCAATGCGCGTCATCTTAGTGAGCCTTTGCTCTCCTCCTTTGCCAAAAATAGTATCTCTCCGAGCTTGAGCTTACGTTGGAAGAGCCCGGGCAAAACACTGTACAGCCATACGATATTCAGAAGCAGACATCTTATTTCCGGACATCACGAACAGAAACTCAATAGAGACCAACCCACATACATAATAGAGCAAGATCGTTTGCTCCTCCGATGCGGAGCGGATGATACATACTCTCTCCTACAAGAGTTCAGGCTACCGATAGGCGTGAAGAAGCAAAATGCCGTCCTCCTGGGAGGATCAATACAGATGCTTCATTGGCGAGGGTTGGGACAGACTCTTGAGGGTGTGTGTCACATCGCATATTCATTCTGACAGTTTCAAGATTTTAGATCTTTTTTTGCCTTCAAGCTTACCACATTATCATTTGTCATGATAGGTGCTATTGAAATCTCGTATAAATGTCGGTCTGATTAGATTGTTTCTGAAAAAAAGTTATATTTGTAATTGGAGCAATCGTTATTGCGCTGAAAAACTAATACTACACTATTTTAATACACCTAAAAAATTACAGCTATGGATCTAAACATGTTTCCGGCGGAACCCTACCGCATCAAGTCAGTCGAGACCGTAAAAATGAACACTCGTGAAGAGCGCGAACGTGTCGTGAAAGAAGCGGGATACAATACATTCTTGATCAACTCTGAAGATGTGTATATCGACCTTCTCACAGACTCCGGTACAAATGCGATGAGTGATAAGCAGTGGAGTGGTATGATGGTCGGTGATGAGGCTTATGCAGGTAGTAAGAACTTCCACCACCTACGTGAGACAGTGGAGGAAATCTTCGGATTTAAGTACATTGTGCCTACACACCAAGGTCGTGGTGCTGAAAACCTCCTCAGCCGTATCGCTATCAAGCCCGGTCAACATGTACTCGGAAACATGTACTTCACCACAACTCGGTATCACCAAGAGGCTAATGGTGCCATCTTCGGTGACATCATCCGTGATGAGGCTCACGATGCTACGCTCGAAGTGCCATTCAAGGGTAATATTTGTCTCAATAAGCTTCAAAAGGCTATTGATGAATACGGTGCAGACAACATCGCTTATGTGTGCCTTGCAGTGACCGTGAACCTCGCAGGTGGGCAGCCTGTGTCGATGGAAAATATGCGTCAGGTGCGTGAATTGACCAACAAGTACGGCATCAAGGTCTTCTATGATGCCACCCGCTGTGTCGAAAATGCTTACTTCATCAAGGAGCAAGAGGCAGGATATGCAGACAAGACCATTAAGGAGATTGTTCGTGAGATGTTCAGCTATGCTGATGGTTGTACCATGAGTGGTAAGAAGGACTGCCTTGTCAATATCGGTGGTTTCCTCTGTTTGAATGACGAAGATATGTTCCAGTCGGCAAAAGAACTTGTCGTGGTCTTCGAGGGTATGCCATCTTACGGTGGTCTTGCAGGTCGTGACATGGAGGCTATGGCTATCGGTCTCAAGGAGTCTCTCCAGTACGAATACATCCGTCACCGTGTGCTTCAGGTGCGTTACCTTGGTCAGAAACTCATCGAAGCAGGTGTGCCTGTGGTACAGCCTATCGGTGGTCACGCAGTCTTCTTGGATGCTCGTCGCTTCTGCCCACACTTGACACAGGACGAGTTCCCTGCTCAGTCTCTTGCTGCGAACCTTTACCTTGAGTCCGGTGTGCGTTCTATGGAGCGTGGTATCGTATCTGCAGGACGTGACAAGGTGACAGGTGAAAATCACCGTCCACAGCTCGAGACCGTACGTCTCACCATCCCACGTCGTGTGTATACTTATAAGCACATGGATGTGGTGGCAGATGCTGTCATCAAGCTCTTCAAGCACAAAGAGACCATCAAGGGGTTACGCTTCGTGTATGAGCCAAAGCAACTCCGCTTCTTCACTGCTCGTTTCGAAGAAATTAACAAGTAATGCGATTTGCATAGAAAATATGATACAAAAGAGACCCTTCACAATAGCGTGGAGGGTCTCTTTTTGCTTAAATCGGAAGCCTATAATTCGGTGATATATTGAGAGAAAACCGTATCTTTGTGGCGCAGAATTCACAAAAAGTTATGAAGGATCAGAAAAAAGAGCTCCTTAGAGCACAATTCAATATCTATAACACTCGTAAACGTTCTAAAGAATTATTCACACCCAAACACTCTCCTCATGTGGGGATGTATGTCTGTGGACCTACCGTCTATGGGGATGCGCACTTGGGACACGCTCGTCCTGCGGTGACATTTGACTTGTTGTTCAGATACCTTCAGCATTTGGGCTACAAGGTACGCTACGTCAGGAATATCACTGATGTCGGGCATCTTGAACATGATGCTGATGAAGGTGAGGATAAGATCGCGAAGAAGGCTCGTCTCGAACAGATCGAGCCGATGGAAGTAGTGCAGTATTACTTGACTCGTTACCATAGGGATATGGATCGTCTCAATGTCCTTCCTCCTTCTATCGAGCCTATGGCGAGCGGACACATCATCGAGCAGATCGAGCTGGTCAAGCAGATCCTCGACAAGGGCTATGCGTACGAGAGTGAGGGGTCGGTGTACTTCGATGTTGAGAGGTACAACAAGGATCATAAGTATGGTATCCTCTCGGGACGGAATGTGGATGAGATGCTTGCTACAACACGAGAACTTGATGGTCAGTCCGAGAAACGCAACTTTGCCGACTTTGCTCTTTGGAAGAATGCGAAGCCCGAACACATTATGAGATGGCCTTCTCCTTGGGGTACCGGCTTTCCCGGTTGGCACTGTGAGTGTACGGCCATGGGATATAAGTATCTTGGTGACAGCTTCGATATACATGGTGGCGGGATGGATCTCATCTTTCCACACCATGAGTGTGAGATCGCTCAAGCTGTGGCCTCACACGGTAAGGAGATTGTGGACTACTGGATGCACAATAACATGGTCACAGTCAATGGTCAAAAGATGGGTAAAAGTCTCGGTAACTTCATCACTCTTGAGGAGTTCTTCAACGGTACACATCCGCTTCTCGAGCAGGCTTATGCTCCGATGACGATACGTTTCTTCATGCTTCAAGCGCATTATCGTTCGACCGTGGACTTCAGTAATGAGGCATTGCAGGCTTCGGCAAAGGGTCTTGAGAGACTTTTGGATGCTTATGCTGCTCTTCAGACCCTCACAGGGGGAGAAACCAATGAGCAACTCCCAGACTATGAGACTGAGTGCTATGCCGCTCTTAACGATGACCTCAACAGTCCGATGGTCATTGCTCAGCTCTTCGATGCCACTCGTCGTATCAATGCGGCCAAAGCCGGTGAGTATGCGCTTTCGAGCGAACAAATAGAGACCCTCAAAGGGTTGTTTGACACATTCCTCTTTGATATTCTTGGGATGCAACAAGCCGGCACTGCCGTAAACACCGGACATGAGAAGGCTTTCGCCGGAGCCATGCAGCTTTTGCTTGAGATCAGGCAAGATGCCAAGTCGAAAAAAGATTGGGCGACATCAGATAAGATCAGAGACGAGTTGGCAA
This is a stretch of genomic DNA from Porphyromonas cangingivalis. It encodes these proteins:
- a CDS encoding carboxypeptidase-like regulatory domain-containing protein, encoding MCLLWAFVLASVLRCGVSIASVQKEVTKPPRLFKGIVLDAETKGALPMAVVEVEELELRLRTGSDGRFQIRLLQPDKKYTLRISYLGYKPFDTEVALGGDKEATFMLHPSSYALEGIQVQGTRSAKQTGHTKISKTALDYLQPTGLQDALLLTPGGLVRNPGLRGVQQIQMRETRTSANSALGTTIVLDDAPISNDSNLQGMGNHNQALSEKSTMNRGIDLREISIDHIESIEVIQGIPSVRYGNLTSGVVVLNTKMGRTPWEVRAQADPYTKLFSLGKGYNLNKQHNLYGGVDYAHSLGNIVNPIAGYRRITALLKHSYSGQGEWRPGTSLSLAYTGTLDQKKFDPEIMTSREVYRNTYDRFTLNGRFSLRPQMVFWEQIEGTLALSYTHDLVHQERYISPQSTLVQPMLKDTGEGEGAYLPPTYFSVFKTDGRPFELFSQVRSTHRFMRERWSGTLMLGAELRVEKNFGLGTVYDPLLPPNPGSPLSSRPIAYKDIPARIPLAFFAEQTLRFYLKNGWKAEARAGLRATQDLALRKADSYLSKRFLVEPRAQLSITAPEVEIAGSSFKSSIFGGYGSHLKMPTSGYLYPERAYIDLVEANYYHDKPENRLLWVRTYVVDRLNPSLRPNREDKFELGVNMNWKGAELSINLFRHLTTAGFENRSQLLYTPYNRYTYDGVVGEDKPTLDLFNKERIHITSAYSTPDNSVKVLKRGVEYVFRFPRIESLKTNITVQGAWYKTLYGNSLPTAYRPSTVFDGKSFPYVGFYRGQNDTDTERLHTLVRTDTHIPYLKMIFSCNLQTIWFTARQDIPYGGIPEYWVDEYGKRHHGSTLDKNDTLQKQLFIPVPDHLFERWAEPLSVSLNLKMTKEIGKRLKVSFYINNLITYDPIYESNLKTTHQAWRTPFFGSEIRLRL
- the cysS gene encoding cysteine--tRNA ligase, producing the protein MKDQKKELLRAQFNIYNTRKRSKELFTPKHSPHVGMYVCGPTVYGDAHLGHARPAVTFDLLFRYLQHLGYKVRYVRNITDVGHLEHDADEGEDKIAKKARLEQIEPMEVVQYYLTRYHRDMDRLNVLPPSIEPMASGHIIEQIELVKQILDKGYAYESEGSVYFDVERYNKDHKYGILSGRNVDEMLATTRELDGQSEKRNFADFALWKNAKPEHIMRWPSPWGTGFPGWHCECTAMGYKYLGDSFDIHGGGMDLIFPHHECEIAQAVASHGKEIVDYWMHNNMVTVNGQKMGKSLGNFITLEEFFNGTHPLLEQAYAPMTIRFFMLQAHYRSTVDFSNEALQASAKGLERLLDAYAALQTLTGGETNEQLPDYETECYAALNDDLNSPMVIAQLFDATRRINAAKAGEYALSSEQIETLKGLFDTFLFDILGMQQAGTAVNTGHEKAFAGAMQLLLEIRQDAKSKKDWATSDKIRDELAKLGFEIKDTKNGAEWKLS
- a CDS encoding DUF4876 domain-containing protein yields the protein MKQIKFLLVAMLMALATVGCKKDLEEVIYKNLAVSFTLPEGVEGSLDNVTLKFVNKNTNNEIVLNNLKSNEKHIVKLQLGNYDISAEGSKDEKHKYSATLKDFAVTEGLVLLSLDLKREIPGNTAVVNFSFKMPEGDKNVLDNISLKLLNKDTGKEIQVTGINSDKSTEELIPYGVYDITAEGSLKTTYTYTALLSDVAVTSETKNIVMDMLLSHMGSTFVIREIFYSGATNNKTKKSYNFAHYLVLHNNSDETLYADKLVFVGTASNTAIPSDKYREYLPNEVVADFAFMIPGDGTKYPVEPGKQIVICMEAKNHNEIASNAPDLSKKADFEWYEPNDKYQLTDNPDVPNMEIIFKTSASITSLHVSGLTSYFIFKLNMSKEELFEKHAKMFPYNNPKFPPIKRPVIPTSWILDGVELFKTENGITKALPSSVDKTHTFCSATGKGFTIQRKTTNKDNRVVCVDTNDSKNDFERDKPSSLL
- a CDS encoding tyrosine phenol-lyase, with product MDLNMFPAEPYRIKSVETVKMNTREERERVVKEAGYNTFLINSEDVYIDLLTDSGTNAMSDKQWSGMMVGDEAYAGSKNFHHLRETVEEIFGFKYIVPTHQGRGAENLLSRIAIKPGQHVLGNMYFTTTRYHQEANGAIFGDIIRDEAHDATLEVPFKGNICLNKLQKAIDEYGADNIAYVCLAVTVNLAGGQPVSMENMRQVRELTNKYGIKVFYDATRCVENAYFIKEQEAGYADKTIKEIVREMFSYADGCTMSGKKDCLVNIGGFLCLNDEDMFQSAKELVVVFEGMPSYGGLAGRDMEAMAIGLKESLQYEYIRHRVLQVRYLGQKLIEAGVPVVQPIGGHAVFLDARRFCPHLTQDEFPAQSLAANLYLESGVRSMERGIVSAGRDKVTGENHRPQLETVRLTIPRRVYTYKHMDVVADAVIKLFKHKETIKGLRFVYEPKQLRFFTARFEEINK
- a CDS encoding DUF6850 family outer membrane beta-barrel protein, producing the protein MVLLRVILPSRSIIFLLLCILPGFLSGFHASAQQKRGDSLSLALDWIWRSDSLHYLVGEQFRLPSLVVFAPEGKPSDVGVSYASKSFYPRSLSSIPKREESYLLFAQGAKDGRRFALRGVAQFRKKREQDLSHNLSNHSDRFYPFIVADTVRQETKSEIYTLSFDVGYRLNRLFSIGLSAGYEGELRYSRKDPRVQNLSSIVDATSSVSVDLDRFGILTTGAAIQKEIQQLSYSVLVPHSSQPIYIMRPLGEYNFRHSGKNDNGAYRHKYTALSGQGAWVLPARNVLLGLSYIRTTSLLETKDAGVYLSELRGRSISVDLQADVWRWNRSRLSLLGTYTTQTKEGEERIYKRVQIDEHSSLTKPVLVASQQNYTESQYDVTVGGRWLAHFSNSIFSLSLSYEKQYFNARHLSEPLLSSFAKNSISPSLSLRWKSPGKTLYSHTIFRSRHLISGHHEQKLNRDQPTYIIEQDRLLLRCGADDTYSLLQEFRLPIGVKKQNAVLLGGSIQMLHWRGLGQTLEGVCHIAYSF